The genomic DNA CTTTGATGATGTGACCGCCCCCCGCCGGCATCAATATGCCAAGGTGGGTCTACGAGGATCCACAAAGGAGGACGGTCATGTCAGAGATTACCACGGTCGGGCTCGACCTTGCGAAGAATGTGTTTCAGGTCCATGGGGCTGACGCCTCGGGTCGGGCGGAGTTGCGTAAAAAGCTGCGGCAGGATCAGGTGCTGGCCTTCTTCAGCCAGTTGCAGCCCTGTGTTGTGGCAATGGAGGCCTGTGGCGGCGCGCATTTCTGGGGCCGCGAGATCGGCAAGTTGGGCCACGAGGTGCGGCTCATCCCGCCCGCCTACGTCAAGCCCTTCGTCAAGCGCCAGAAAAATGATGCCGCTGACGCAGAGGCGATCTGCGAAGCAGCACAGCGCCCGACGATGCGCTTCGTGCCCGTGAAGAGCGAAGAGACCCAGGGGGCAGCGATGGTCTTTCGG from Pseudorhodobacter turbinis includes the following:
- a CDS encoding IS110 family transposase, encoding MSEITTVGLDLAKNVFQVHGADASGRAELRKKLRQDQVLAFFSQLQPCVVAMEACGGAHFWGREIGKLGHEVRLIPPAYVKPFVKRQKNDAADAEAICEAAQRPTMRFVPVKSEETQGAAMVFRVRELLIRQRTQAINALRGHLTELGQIVPQGAANAAKLKDWRRVATRYDRCPKVFLSAVALAATVLFWL